In one Bacillus rossius redtenbacheri isolate Brsri chromosome 11, Brsri_v3, whole genome shotgun sequence genomic region, the following are encoded:
- the LOC134536941 gene encoding uncharacterized protein LOC134536941 gives MQHLNIGMIIRKKLAAFLVWVFISMLTKVTSRLSCSAHPHAEHSTLKDADSDPNQRGETPARFLQVEFPEVNEECRSKNPTASTSDTGHNFTKTINKTGTIHTNNRLCKNTKTVINTEIFKDLKTYLGSIFSPYSGKRNPRSIKEKRCITSRSYPPLHTLKRNHESLIQSLLRRKLGGAEPVLTATHGNQERNEKADHHAGLHSYVQHGADKSRRFVPDLILNNRTHTVDAGSIGSALNHSRVNGPLPLFHSPRLKKLTKTNENDSTSEIPRSKAPLTLLSKIRSLLHLGNSTKTERKTWTPPRPQSSFLHSKPLAKKFIRIKPDECNLRPTQSPLYGVLTFRSRGNNKETANTTNCVTSGIPNFTKPIPNLQTKIFKERYKAMPKTQNFIPQQNEQVKDYKNNETEIRTYCKNCFNNNLMENCDSETKNLLLNILKRQHEITDQISELVKLKCSPQLSSNEKILEHKEVNDDHLGNVQSSDTTHTKHAPKEKHKSKKQHAQNDNFPVLPQESNKSNTMTNVPIRIQLALNSDDEVFIMTESDFLSENSTQYSTTETAYKMAEETVYSTAATDYSTANTDYTETDQNTAETSTAATEYSTASTEYSTTLTEYNTSTTEFSTAETKYSTSTEYSTSVTENSTAETEYSTSTEYSTALTEYSTASTEYSTASTEYSTASTEYSTASIEYSTEVTEYTSKYTTITTESQKLDLSTELNEEQREVTDYISTTPYFQEPPNYEEMGQQLEEQTETQLNSKLIPSVKDGMQTWTTTSWVSDTNNVKEQVRNTNAIKDHQLATTPTDNKNSTVTLGTHNFEIHFKVSCTINIIETKNSMSEPPSLAQDNDSQANQKCNEKKQNNPFKFVIQCENLGIR, from the exons ATGCAGCATTTGAATATCGGCATGATTATAAG GAAAAAACTGGCAGCGTTCTTGGTGTGGGTGTTCATAAGCATGCTGACCAAGGTGACAAGCCGTTTGTCATGCTCAGCCCATCCACATGCGGAACACAG cacTTTGAAGGACGCGGACTCTGATCCCAACCAACGCGGAGAAACTCCTGCGAGGTTCCTACAGGTCGAATTTCCAGAAGTAAATGAAGAATGCAGATCGAAAAATCCCACTGCAAGCACCTCTGACACGGGGCACAATTTCACTAAAACTATCAACAAAACCGGTACAATACACACAAATAATCGGTTGTGCAAGAACACGAAAACAGTAATAAACACAGAAATATTCAAAGACTTGAAGACGTACCTTGGTAGTATCTTCTCACCATACTCGGGCAAAAGAAATCCAAGGAGCATTAAAGAAAAGAGATGTATCACATCAAGAAGTTACCCTCCTTTACATACTCTTAAACGCAACCATGAGTCACTCATACAATCTCTCCTGCGACGAAAACTTGGCGGTGCCGAACCTGTGCTTACAGCAACTCACGGGAATCAAGAGAGGAATGAAAAAGCTGACCACCACGCTGGGCTGCATAGTTATGTTCAACACGGTGCCGACAAATCCAGGAGATTTGTGCCAGACTTGATATTGAACAACAGAACACACACTGTAGATGCAGGGTCAATAGGTAGCGCTCTCAATCACAGCCGAGTGAACGGACCACTTCCCCTGTTCCATTCACCAAGACTGAAAAAGCTgacaaaaacaaatgaaaatgatTCTACTAGTGAAATCCCACGTTCAAAAGCCCCACTTACTTTGCTAAGTAAAATAAGGTCCCTCCTGCACTTGGGAAACAGCACCAAGACAGAAAGGAAAACTTGGACACCTCCGAGACCTCAAAGCAGCTTCCTTCACAGCAAACCTTTAGCTAAAAAATTCATTCGAATAAAACCCGATGAATGTAATCTTAGGCCCACACAATCACCACTTTACGGAGTTCTTACCTTCCGCAGTAGAGGTAACAATAAAGAAACAGCTAACACAACTAATTGTGTGACGTCAGGCATCCCAAACTTCACCAAACCAATACCCAATCTTCAAACAAAAATCTTCAAGGAACGTTATAAGGCAATGCCAAAAACACAGAATTTTATTCCACAACAGAATGAGCAAGTAAAAGATTACAAAAATAACGAAACTGAAATCAGAACCTATTGCAAAAACTGTTTCAATAATAACTTAATGGAAAACTGTGACAGTGAGACCAAAAATCTCCTGTTAAACATCCTTAAACGACAACATGAAATTACTGATCAGATTTCAGAATTGGTGAAACTGAAATGTTCACCGCAACTGTCAAGCAATGAAAAAATACTAGAACATAAAGAAGTAAATGACGATCACTTGGGGAATGTACAAAGCTCAGACACAACACATACAAAACATGCTCCAAAAGAAAAACACAAATCTAAAAAACAACATGCACAAAATGACAATTTTCCAGTACTACCGCAAGAATCCAATAAATCTAACACAATGACAAATGTACCAATTAGAATACAACTTGCTTTAAACTCAGATGATGAAGTATTTATTATGACTGAAAgtgattttttaagtgaaaattcaaCACAATATAGCACTACAGAAACAGCATACAAAATGGCAGAAGAAACAGTATACAGCACTGCAGCAACAGACTACAGTACGGCAAACACAGATTACACAGAAACAGACCAAAACACAGCAGAGACAAGCACTGCAGCCACAGAATATAGCACTGCATCGACAGAATATAGCACTACATTGACAGAATACAACACCTCAACGACAGAATTCAGCACTGCAGAAACCAAATACAGCACTTCGACAGAATACAGCACCTCAGTGACAGAAAACAGCACTGCAGAAACAGAATACAGCACTTCGACAGAATACAGTACTGCATTGACAGAATACAGTACTGCATCGACAGAATACAGTACTGCATCGACAGAATACAGTACTGCATCGACAGAATACAGTACTGCATCGATAGAATACAGCACTGAAGTAACAGAATACACTTCTAAATATACCACAATAACAACAGAATCTCAAAAATTAGATTTATCTACAGAACTAAATGAAGAACAACGTGAAGTCACTGATTACATATCAACAACACCATACTTTCAAGAACCACCTAATTATGAAGAGATGGGTCAGCAGTTAGAAGAACAGACCGAAACGCAACTCAACAGTAAATTAATTCCATCAGTAAAAGATGGCATGCAAACATGGACAACTACTTCTTGGGTGTCAGACACAAATAATGTAAAAGAGCAAGTGCGAAATACTAATGCAATCAAGGACCATCAACTCGCAACAACACCTACCGACAATAAAAATTCCACAGTAACTTTAGGAACACACAACTTTGAGATCCACTTCAAAGTTAGCTGTACCATTAATATAATTGAAACCAAAAACTCAATGTCAGAACCTCCGTCACTTGCACAAGATAATGATAGCCAAGCAAatcagaaatgcaatgaaaaaaaacaaaacaacccGTTCAAATTTGTAATACAATGTGAAAATTTAGGCATTAGATAA
- the LOC134536942 gene encoding U6 snRNA-associated Sm-like protein LSm7, protein MSAGQAAGGGEPKEERKRKESILDLSKYLDKNIRVKFAGGREAAGVLKGYDPLLNLVLDDTTEFLRDPDDPYKLTDDTRLLGLVVCRGTSVVLICPVDGMESIPNPFI, encoded by the coding sequence ATGTCGGCCGGCCAGGCGGCAGGGGGCGGGGAGCCCAAGGAGGAGCGCAAGCGCAAGGAGAGCATCCTCGACCTGTCCAAGTACCTGGACAAGAACATCAGGGTGAAGTTCGCGGGCGGGCGGGAGGCGGCCGGCGTCCTCAAGGGCTACGACCCCTTGCTGAACCTGGTGCTGGACGACACCACCGAGTTCCTCCGCGACCCCGACGACCCCTACAAGCTGACGGACGACACCCGGCTGCTGGGGCTGGTGGTGTGCCGCGGCACGTCGGTGGTCCTCATCTGCCCCGTGGACGGCATGGAGAGCATCCCGAACCCGTTCATATAG